A window of Bradyrhizobium diazoefficiens genomic DNA:
GCCTTGATCGTGATCGGCAGCGGCGTATCGCTCGCCAGTTCGGGCAAACAGAGCACCCATCCATTCGTTAATCTGATCCAACCGCCCCACAGCGTCTCGTGCTCGGATTCGACGATCCGCTCTTCAATATCTTTCTTCGGCATGTATATCGACAGGCCCGCCTCGGGAGAGCGGCGGATCATGATTTTCATGAGATCAACTCCAGGGATTACCGGTTGCTGGCGGGATTGACGAGCTCTCGAGACATGCCACGCAGACGAGCCAGGATATCGGACAGCGCGCGCACGACCTGGTTGATCTCTTCAGCGGTGGTTTCGTGGGACAGCGAAAAGCGCACCGCACCGCTCAGGCTGTTCGGCGGCACATGCATGGCGCGCAACACATGCGATGGCTCCATCGCGCCGGAGCTACAGGCCGATCCGAGCGAGGCGGCAATGCCGGCGCGATTGAGGTGATGGACGATCGCTTCGCCTTCCATATGCTCGAAGGCGATATTGGTTGTGTTCGGCAGTCGGTTACACTGGTCGCCAAGGGCCGTGCAGTGGCCGTTCTGCAGGATCGACTGCTCCAAACGATCGCGCAGCGCAGCAACGAGAACGCGCGTCCGGTCGAGCCGCTCTGCCGCAAGCTCTGCCGCCTTTCCGAGGCCGACAATGCCGGGGATGTTCTCGGTTCCACCGCGGCGCCGGCGTTCCTGGGCTCCGCCCCAGATCAGCGGCCTGAATGTCGTGCCTTTGCGCAAATAAAGCGCGCCGATCCCCTTGGGTCCGTGCAGCTTGTGCCCGGACAGCGACAGCATGTCGATAATGCTGGCCTTCAGGTCAATGGGTACCCTGCCGACCGCCTGAACGGCATCGGTATGAAACAGCGCGCCGGAGGCGCGCGCCCATCCGGCCAGACGTTCCACCGGGAAGATGGTGCCGGTCTCGTTGTTGGCCCACATCACCGATGCAATCGCCGTACGTGGTCCAAGCGCCGATCGAAACGCCTCAAGGTCGAGCCGGCCGCGCGAATCCACCGCGATCAGATGAACCTTGGTCCCGCTTTGGGCCACCTGTTCGACCAGCGCGAGGATCGCCTGATGCTCGACCGAGGTGGTGACGATCTCGTCCCGCCCTTCCTGCGTCGCAAGCGCAGATAGAATGGCGGCATTGTTGGACTCAGTCGCGCCAGAGGTGAAGACGATTTCATCCTCGTGGGTAGCCCCTAACAACGCCTGCACGCTGCGGCGCGCCTGCCTCATGGCGCCCGCCACCTGTCTGCCAAGGTCATGGGCTGAGGACGCATTGCCGAACTGCTCGGTGAAGAACGGCAACATGGCCTGCACGACCAACGGGTCCGTGCGGGTCGTCGCATTGTTGTCGAGATAAACCGCCACTGAAACCTTGCTCAATATGGCGCCGTGGGCGCGCCGGCGACCGGGATCAGGCGAACGAATTCGCCGAGCTTTTCGATCAGCCGCGCCTGAATGCCCTCGAGCGTCGCAGCTGACAGCTTGCAGAGCACGCAGGCCCCGGTCAGCTTGACCATGATCTTGGTCCCGTCGACCGCAATCAGCTGGCAGTCACCACCGTCGCGTTTCAGATTGGGGCGGATCTCCTCGATTACGGCGCGAATGACTTGCTCTCGATTGATCTCGGCGGCCAGCGGCTGCTTCAGATGCTTGGTTCCGACCAGCATGCTTGCGACCTCTTTCAGCGGAAGGATTTGCCGCACGAGCAGCCCGCCTTGGCGTTCGGGTTGTCAAAGGTAAATCCCGAGCCCTCCTGCGCCAGCACGAAATCGATGGTGGTGCCGGCGAGATATTTCTGGCTGTCGTTGTCGACGAACAACTTGACCCCCTTGCGCTCGATCACGGTATCGTCCGACGTCGTCTCATTGGCCAAGCCCATGATGTACTTGAACCCGGCACAGCCGCCGGACTCAACCGTAATGCGCAAGCCGCTTGCTCCCGATGTTGAAATCACGCCCCTGACCGCATTCAGCGCGTTGTCTGTCAGATTGATCATGGCTCGCCCTTTCATCTCGCGTGGCCCGGCTGACTGCAGGTTGGCAATTCGCATGCCAGCGCACACGTGCCTGACAAGGCTTCAGCTTTTCACTTTTTGCCTGTTGGCTTTGCGACCCGTGTCGGCTTCCCGACGATGCTGTTTCCCGGATTGCAGCGCGCTCGTTTCGTTTCTTTAAGGTGTATACGCAGATGAAACGCAGTGCAGCGGTCGGCAAGCAATTTGCATTTCCGTGTTGCGCCGGTCGAGGGCCGGTGATGAGCTTAGATCGAGGATGATTTTCATGACTGCAATCGAGAACACCGCGCTCGGCCGGCTGGACAAGGAGGGGCGGCTTCTCAATGCCGTTCTTAAGGGCGAGACGACCAGGCCGGGCCGATTCGGTTTTCGTGGCGATATCGCATTGAAGTTCCAGGACCAGCTCGCGGACGAGAAGCGGCCGCCGGACTATTCAATCGAGCAGGTCTTGACGGTCGCGCAGGAGGGCGAAAGCACGATCCCGGTGCTGGCCGGCTATCTGCATTCATTTGCCTATCTCACCGACGTCAGCAGCGTTCTGGATGGCGCCCTACGACCTGATGGCCGCTACTTCGTGTTCTGCAACAATATAGATCTTTTGGCGAAGTACCGGACCAAGGTCGGCGACATCACCTATCACATCCTCCCGTGCGATGAATCGACTGTCTGGAAGGAGATGATGGGCCTGGCCGGGCTCGATAAGAACGACTTCAAGAAGTTCGATGCAGGCGGCAAGCTGGACTACCTGCTCGACGCAGCCGTGGCCCTCGATGTCTCCTATGACGAGGTCCCGTACGAAGACGGGCTGAAGCGGATGGGGCCGGTGAAAAACCGCAACCAGAACCGCCCCGTCTGAGCGCCGGCTTTGGATCTGGCCAAAGCGCGTCTTCTCGGCAGGTCGTGCCGTCAGCAGTTACCGTCCATTTCCATCAGAGCGATGAGCGTGAGCCGCTCGCATTGCAGCGCGATCAACGTAGCGGCCGCGCGACGCTCAAGATCGCTCTTCTTCGCGAGGGATCAGCCCAATGCCGCTACGAGGAAGAACTGCCTGCAGCGCACTTCAAATTAACGGCGGTCCAACTTTTGCGCCACCAAAGAACCGCTTACCCCAGCACACCTCAAGGAGCGGACGATCGCCCGCGGCTGTCATCCTTGTCAACGATGACGAGATGAAAGCTATGAGCCTGGCGCAGTGAGTGCGTTTCCGGCTGAGGACGACGTGGATGCTTCTGGCCTTCTGCGCGATGTGAGTTTCCAATCAGGTTCGCGACTGTGCAACACGCCGTTCGTTGCTTTGGGACAGAACTCAAGCTGAACGGCACTGCGATCCA
This region includes:
- the nifT gene encoding putative nitrogen fixation protein NifT — protein: MKIMIRRSPEAGLSIYMPKKDIEERIVESEHETLWGGWIRLTNGWVLCLPELASDTPLPITIKAKRLGGDGDER
- the nifS gene encoding cysteine desulfurase NifS, producing the protein MAVYLDNNATTRTDPLVVQAMLPFFTEQFGNASSAHDLGRQVAGAMRQARRSVQALLGATHEDEIVFTSGATESNNAAILSALATQEGRDEIVTTSVEHQAILALVEQVAQSGTKVHLIAVDSRGRLDLEAFRSALGPRTAIASVMWANNETGTIFPVERLAGWARASGALFHTDAVQAVGRVPIDLKASIIDMLSLSGHKLHGPKGIGALYLRKGTTFRPLIWGGAQERRRRGGTENIPGIVGLGKAAELAAERLDRTRVLVAALRDRLEQSILQNGHCTALGDQCNRLPNTTNIAFEHMEGEAIVHHLNRAGIAASLGSACSSGAMEPSHVLRAMHVPPNSLSGAVRFSLSHETTAEEINQVVRALSDILARLRGMSRELVNPASNR
- a CDS encoding NifU family protein, whose translation is MLVGTKHLKQPLAAEINREQVIRAVIEEIRPNLKRDGGDCQLIAVDGTKIMVKLTGACVLCKLSAATLEGIQARLIEKLGEFVRLIPVAGAPTAPY
- a CDS encoding iron-sulfur cluster assembly accessory protein — encoded protein: MINLTDNALNAVRGVISTSGASGLRITVESGGCAGFKYIMGLANETTSDDTVIERKGVKLFVDNDSQKYLAGTTIDFVLAQEGSGFTFDNPNAKAGCSCGKSFR